In the Triticum aestivum cultivar Chinese Spring chromosome 2B, IWGSC CS RefSeq v2.1, whole genome shotgun sequence genome, tgcaggcaggagtcggtctacttcttgcggatgtgatgcctatatacatgatcattcctagataatctcataattattcgcttttctatcaattgctcgacagtaatttgttcacccaccataatacttatgctatcttgagagaagccactagtgaaacctatggccccagggtctatctcttatcatatttgttttcaatctacttttatttgcatctttactttttgcatctatattataaaataccaaaaatatatttatcttatcatactatctctattagatctcactttcgcaagtggccgtgaagggattgacaacccctttattgcgttggttgcgagttctttgttggtttgtgtaggtgcgtgggacttttgaggagcctcctactggattgataccttggttctcaaaaaatgagggaaatacttacgctactattgctgcataaccctttcctcttcaaggaaaaccaacgcaagctcaagacgtagcatccaccgtgtgccctgtagagcgcagaattaattatcgctctcgagtgtccatcatcactcttctgtgtaactttgacctcatcacccacgggtaaacttacgaccgaagtcatcccacacactttgtttttacaaagctttttgccaataaacacccacgatttgtcccttttctagccgacgcgtggcaaaCCAAGCCCGGTGGGAAGCTTGTGCGGTAAACTGCGCGGTAGCGCGGGGAACAGGCTCACccatgatacatttggcgcctcttcgagcccacgcatggTCAAATTGCGGTgaggtgttgtcaagcgtgcactagaatcctcactgcggtgcggtgttgtcgggcgtgcactggaatcctccgctatgaacaccgtgacaagacgtgacgattacaagCCGGCTGTACCCCGTTTGTTACAACGGCTATTTAACCCTTGTgtatcttcaacctttcgatcgtgccccaccattgcaagaagcacacccaccacgacaaattcttagagagtatcctgtgcggctccaatggcgctccgagcggctaccgacgacgagcagcagttcaccatccaTGTCGTGGTGGACACCACCGAAGGTTCGAGGAGCTTTCGATGGTGTACACCAACCACCCGGTctaggtggagcactccatccgcatcatggagctgttgcttgccgacgagaagtacaaggtggtcgggttcgacatcGAGCACACCCGCGcttgtgccgggtctcgtcccaaggtcgccgttgcccagatgtgcgtgggccaccacgtcctcatctaccactactgcctggccacaaggccttgtgagcgtttcgccaggttttcaacaacccccactacatgttcgctacggtcgacatcaccaacgatgtcaaggtgctcaagaatttgggcatcgcctgccagaaacTTGTCGACATTCAGGGCTAATACAAGATCTGAGGCAACAAGGAGCacgagaaggactcactggttcacctcgccgaggccatcatcgacccctactatagagatatgaaggattcctgcaacaacgaCAAGCGTGCTTGGCACTTgtcctggatggagaaactcgacaaagatcacgtcgtgtacgcggccaaggaggcgtacacgtgctacgacatgtacagttggatcgttgacatgaggaagtgcctccttcccccaaatggccagggatccagccggaagcagagcaatggcaagcgtcatcgcaacaagaagtagatgattagatcctggtttctcctagtttagtatgcatgtaattgcttactttggtgtgtgaaaatgttatctATGTAGTCACTTatctaattgtatgcttaatttggttatgcaatgctgtctttttaagtatatttgTTGATACTCTGTAGACAGatcaaatcacatcgcacacggactaaataagggaacccgtcggtgatgaattcatcaatcactgatgattgtataccaacaatcgtttgctcacaacacacacgacttgttaacaggaatcgtctgtgttgttattggtcttcccacacatttctaattacagatctgtttgccgtgtatcacacacatcttgttatattgaaccgtttctgttctcttctctcaacacaaatagttcatccgagtgaaccacatgttgtatatcgcacacacacaccttgatctgcctaatcgtttcttttgtgttgcctaatcacaaacagttcatccaagtgaactgtatgttgtgtatcgcacacgccttcatctggatgcctgtttcttttgttcctcctcatcgcaaacagttaattgaactgaaccgtatgccctgcattgcacacgcaactaaaatctgaaccgtgtttgatgcatccgtcatcgcaaacattttggacattttttacggttctctgacaccaccatttgcgattaactTATTTTTGATCAGCATCAATGGGAGATCTGATGTTTTAGAATGACtttcatcacacacagtttctcgaagggcctctgatcatagtgtcgcattagcagcatcctatagtagtgtctcttcgaattatcggtttagtttggcctgctagattgggttttcttgcaatgggagaagttcttagcgttgggttcaatcttgcggtgtcctttcccaatgacagtgggggcagcaaggcacgtattgtattgttgccatcgaggataaaaatatggggttttcatcatattgcttgagttaattcctctacatcatgtcatcttacttaatgcgttactctgttctttctgaacttaatactctagatgcatgctggatagtggtcaatgtgtggagtaatagtagtagatgcaaaatcgtttcgctctacttgacacgaacgtgatgcctatgttcatgatcgttgccttagatattgtcataactttgcgcttttctatcaattgctcgacagtaatttgttcacccaccgtattatttgctatcttgagagaagacactagtgaaacctatggccctcgggtctcttttccatcatataagttctcttttacatcatactagtttttgatctactattttgcaatcttttactttccgatctataaaccaaaaataccaaaaatatttactttaccgtttatctatctctatcaaatatcacttttgcaaataaccgtgaagggattgacaacccctttatcgcgttgggtgcaagttgttgattgtttgtgcaggtattcggtgacttgtgtgttatctcctactggattgataccttggttctcaaattgagggaaatacttactctactttgctgcatcagcctttcctcttcaagggaaaaaccaacgcaagctcaaaaggtagcagatgcctatatacatgatcagtgCCTTggataattatttgctcttctatcaattgcccaacagtaatttgtttacccaccgtatgatattttcttgagagaagccgctagtgaaatcgatggccccggggtctatttcctatcatattattttcatatctatttatACAAAAACCTTGCTGCagtttttctttacttattttattttgtgtttttgttatatctatttatccaatctcatacaatttaatctatctcaataccaaagagggattgacaacccctcttacacgctgggttgcaagtttttgtggtttgtgtgcatgtgttgtttacatagtgttgctagttctcctactggattgataaccttggtttcataactgagagaaatacttaccgTTGATGTGTTGCACCATCATCTCCTCTTGGAGgaattaccaacgcagatacaagcaatctgcGCGCCCGCCACCTAGGCTCTGTCAAGGCAGACCCATCCCAAATCCTCTCAAAATTGACTAGTCCTCCGCATCGACCGAACTCCCctgcctccctcctccatttttccTGCCTTCGTGCAACCATCGACCCCCTCCTTTGCTTGCCATCATGGAGTTGAGGATCGTGTTGCAGTACGTCAACCTCTTGGATGATGAGGGGAAGAAGTAGTTGCTCCACATGAAGAAAAGGGTCAATGACAACGACAATTGAAGTCGTTGATTCATTTTTGTATCGCTTATCTATGTATGAACTATTGAATTTTATTTTGGCATGTAATGAATTATTCGGGCTACACTATCTTTGTATCGCTGAATGTATGATGAATTTGTGTTGTGTGATCGTCATGCATGGATTTGGGGAATGTTGTTGGGGAGAGGACCAAATGGGTGATGTCCCGCAAGGGCACATGGCTGTTGTAGCACTTTAGTGTGATAAATAGGGTGTCGAACCCACAAAGAGCTAATAGGAAGACACTACCAACCCCACAACTACGTTGTCTGCGTAGCTACGTTCGCACCCAAACCGTAGTTCAGAAATAGCCTATTCTATTGGTAGCTACTGGACCGATAATAAACGGGGGTTTTAACTAGACTACAAAGTAGGAGAGAAAATATACTAAACTAGAACACAAAGTAAAAGGGGTTGTACATGTATGATTGAATAGAGCAAAAGGCGATATCTAGGCTTTCAGTCTCACTAGTACTAGAGGAGCGTCTTAGTGGCATACAAGTATTATAAACTACTAAACGTTCCCCATGGTTTGCATCTGCGGTCTGTCACTCCTAGGTGTACTAGACATAACATCGCATCATGGTCACACAGGGATGTCAATAATACACAATGGAATCAAAGGATCATGAAGTTCATCTATCTACACCGTGTAAGTGCATGTAACATACATGTAACGTGAAAGAGAGAAAATACTAAACTAAGCTATGAAGACTAGTTGTGGGTACTAGATCATACCTCAACCTAGAACCAGATCAATtgctcaaacatagatgaaaggcACACAAAGAGGAATGCTTTATTGTTGCCATCAACATGTTTAATCTTACAAAATACAAGTACgaggatggagatggagatgggcaCCGGCGCGCCCAGCCTATGGCCGGCGCCTGGTGATGGTGGcggcgcctccttctcctcctgttgcatggccttcatggtgatggtgatggagaGAGAGAGGCCTCCCCCAAGGTGAGATGGGAGAGCCTCCTGGCGGCTGCGTGGACTTGTGTGGGAGTGAGGATGATGATTACGGTGGCTATGGTTGGAGATCTTCATATAGGAGGCCGCCTCGGGTATCCTCCATTGATGTAGCCTCCTCCCTTTTATCCAAGGACTCTAGGAGAGTCAAATCCGCTCAAAGGATGTGTTATCTGCCAAGGATCCCGTGGGAACAAACCGGGACGAAATCGGAGCAAGATCGGCAACACGAAGCTGTGTGGAGATCGTACGAGCGGCTTTGCTCGCATGGAAGGGTGTCATACGTTCTATACTCCGGGAGCACTTCCGTATTTTGGTCGCCATTTCTTCATACGAACTCTGATTTTGACGTTTCGGGCTCCTTGGATTGCTAGAGAAAGGCCCGGTGCGTATGTGGCCTTGGATCTTCAATATGGACACCTTAGTAAATGCCAAAACATCAAATACTCAGGGCCTTCATCTGGTGCGTGGAATTCTCAGGTTTGACTCCCAACTTGGTTATTTTGATGTGCCAAGTCCATGAAGATGCCAATACACCCACAAAGACCacaaaacaaagaaaaaccaaataaaattaaaAGTTGTGTAATGAACTTGGTAAAATGAGTAAACACCAAAAACTATGCGTTGGGGACATGTATAAGTGCTAGATGGATATGATATGAGGAATTTTGACACTAAAGTATACTCTAAAAAGTATACACAAAATCCACTCATTAATGGGACCTGGCCGGCGCTCTCCGCGGGTGCGTCCCGCCTCCCGTAACTCTGATGCGGTCTCGGAGGAATGATATCCGTTTTATGACGGGTAGGCTGGTGGAGGCGGAGGCTGTTGTTAGAGGCAAGGATCGTTGGCGACTGCGAGGAGCTGACGTCGTTCGAAGGGCTCGGCCCGGCTATCCACCGGGAGCTGGGACACTTTGGACCCCTTGGAGGCCATGGTCGTGGACACTGCAAGGTGCGAAGGTGAGGGATAGAGGCTGAGCTCGGGGAAGAAGAGGGGTTTGatggggggagagaggagaggggttgAGCTCGCGGGAAGAAGAGGTATTGGGGGTGAATGGGTGAGGGCCACCCAAGCCCCCTCACTCACTTACCCTCTCATCACCTTACCGCCAGGGTCGTTATCACTACCTACTGTCAGGCGTCAGCCCTGATCATGTGTTACTTTATCGTCAGGGGCTATGTCGGTAGGAAAAAGTCAAATCATGATATTTTTTTTAGATAGTGCTAAACTAGGGCAAAAAAGGTGAACTCAGTGATTTCAACCGTGGGGGAGTTGGTAGGACGAATAGGGTAGATGTGTGTATACGTGGTACGCACGCACGGAGCCCTGGCCATGCACGTACGAACGCATACACCGTAGCCGTGTTTATACTTACGGTACAGGGCGATGTCCGGGCAAGGTCCTCAGCCGCACGCGCCAGTGTGCCAGTGTGCCAGTGTGCCGGTGTGCGTACGGCCAGGCTAGGGAATGGTACAGTACCAGCCAGCGAGTCGGAGTCTATGGGCGGTgggcacgagagagagaaagagggagaCCAGCGACCAACCAGGCCTCGGGGCTGGGCTGAGCTCTAGCTAGGCCTAGGCCTAGGCGTAGGCCTGCGGTTGCACGTGAtccaaggcagctttgtcagtcgCTCGCTCGCTGCGATCACTCACCGATgaatgattctcaaaaaaaaaaaaaaactcgccGACTGAATAAAGTTGCTCTGCTGCCACAAGGGAAAGGCCTTCTTCGCTTCGCAGTCGATCCTCACCTCACATCACACGAACACGCGCGAATCTCTCTatgattcaaaaaaaaaaaagaaaaaaacacgcGCGATCTCTCTCTGTCGAGATCTTTTCTCTCTCTACATCTTTTTCTCACTGCCCTCTcggtgtcgggggggggggggggggggggggctggatcGATCGATGGCCTGCCTCCGCGTGCAGACAAGGTTCCCAGTTATTACGATACTCACCGTGCATCCCTCTTTAACACCGTCTCTCGCGAAAATAAGGATGCTCATTAGTCGTTTCGTTGGACCTTTGTACTACCGCAGTTCTTCTTATCCTACCCTGtcccaaaaagaaaacgaaaagaaAAGACAATCTGTGTTTATGGTAAAATTTCAGGCAGCCGACACAGTGGTAATGTCCACCAATTCTCTCTCAGCCTCCAGTTCCTTCTGAGTGGCACTACTTCTACTCTTTGGAGCAGTAGATACAGCAATAATGGAAGAGGGCAAGAGGGGAAAATACTTACTGGAGTGTGGGTGGGTAGGCTAGGACAAGAGGAGAGATGAGACTTGTGACCATGGTTAAAAGCTGGGGTAGCATAGCTGATGAAAAGGTCACGGGACAAGGGGCCGTACTAGGAATCTACAGGAGTTGCACATGACCCCACGTACACGTACACCACACACACCAGTTAGTGGCCGTGCCCACCATGCCACTGTGTGCGGTCCGCTCCCCTTTCAGGTACCACCTATACAGTAGACAGACTGGACCCCAACCAATCACTTCCATGTTCCACTCTcttttctcctttttctcttcACTTCTCCGTCGCACTCTCACAAATAGTACTATGGAAAGAATTCCTTTTGTTAGGAAATGGAGGCATGCCActggcctctgcatcatgatgatgtaTGCAACCATCTTATTAACAATCCATAAAGTATCGTCATAAAAgtcttacagctcgcaaacggagcagaacaaagtaaaaaagaaaaactaTATGCTGACAAAGACAACCGATACGGTAATAAgaaggataagctccctagactcctatcctgttatgcgagcgtcatccgaaccggttgaatataacccgagctaccatcttccattggttgcacccagtaaccaaaggctccctggatgccataggagtgagtaagaaccacgtacggatccaagctgtagctctgaagataacctgcaagacAGTTAAAGtttgttgtctgttaaaaatcatatcattcctgcagttccatatagcccataatagcgcacatattccaatccgaatacgagcctcGGTAATctgttcaaccccagctaaccacgccCCAAACAATGACGCAGTATCGACTGGAGGATTAATGTtgaaagctatatgaatcgttctccaaagtagcttggcaagtgggcattcaagaaataagtgttgtattgtttcatcatgatcacaaaaacaacacggCGAACTTCCTACCCAACGCCTTTTAGTTAAGTTGTCCTTTgtgagtattacttgcttgtggacaaattACATCAAGATTTTAATACGCAAAGGAACCTTAACCTTCCAGATGTGCAATGACCTTGAGAGtgggccagaattaatcaaatccaTATAGAATGATTTCACCGTAAACATCCCATTCTTAGTTAACTTCCATTGTATCGAATCCGGCTGGTCGGAGAGTTGAACTTCTATCAATCTTcgaaccaagtgcatccaggcGGTCCATCTCTCACCAACTAACGCACGTCTGAACTAGATGTTCAAGGGAATAGTTTGAAGGACCGTgcctacgtaatcctccttacATTGCACAATATTATAGAGGGTAGGATATTGGACGGCCAGGGGCgtctctcctaaccacgtatcctcccaaaatcttgttgacatcccattgccaaccaagaatttgaacCTACGAAAGAACAAGTCATTCGTTCGCATAAGTCCCTTCCAGAATGGCGAGTCAGTCGGTCTCATGGTAACCTGGGCTAATGTTTTCGAGTGCAAATACTTATTGCGCAGGATTTGGGACCACATACCCTCCGGCTCTGTCTCTAACTTGTATAACCATTTGCTCATAagacatttattcttaatttctaagttctcaatatcgagacccccttggtctttaggtcggcaaaggatatcccatcgcgcgagacggtatttcctcttgACCTCATCAGACTGTCAAAAGAAACGAGATCTAAAAAAAATCAAGTCGCTTCCGAACCCCTTTCGGAATTTCCAAGAACGAAAGTAGAAACATCGACATACTAGTCAGTACTGAGTTAATCAGGACTAGccgacctccatatgacataagcttgcccttccagcagctaagttttttttcaattcgttcttcaatatacttccattctttattggatagcttacggtgatggaTCGGTATACCCAAGTAACTGAATGATAAAGCACctaattcacatccgaacaattgtctGTAAGTGTGTtcctcgtctttggccttcccaaagcagaacaactcgctcttatgaaaattaaaTTTTAAACCAGACAATTGTTCGAAAAGACACAAGATAAGTTTCATATTATTTTACACTATTTTAAATTTTATTTCCCTATTTTACATCGAAGAAATATTTCTTTCCTATATAACACCAACTTTAAATTTTGTTCTCAATATAACACTTCCGTCCATTTTTCGACCTAATGGTGTTAAATGACACATGAAATGACACGTTTACCCCTGACGCTAGAAGCACCTAAGTCCGGTCAAAGGCGCTTCACCCGGCTTACAATCCCCTTGCACAAGAACACCGCCGTTGGAATTAAAGGCAACTCGTCTGTGCCCGTGTCCTGGACGTATACATGTGTATGCTTTGATTTCGTATAGGACTAGAGTGTGATACTGAAAATGCTAGCTTGCGTTGGCAGCTGATATATAATGGTGACCCCAATCTGAAATACTCCCTCcttctcaaaattcttgtcttaaatttatctagatacgaatgtatctaacactaaaatgtgaatagatacattcatatgtagacaaatctaagataagaattttgggacggagggagtactagcaatAAAAAATCCAAAGGCACGACACGGTCCTTTTTCGGTCAACTTGGCGTGTCCTCGTATTGTTCGCATGTGCCGTGTGCGTGTTTCGTCGAGACCATCAAGCAAGCCGGCGTTTGTgttgttttgtactccctccgtttcaaaatatagtaCGCCTATGCTTCCCGATATTCAATTTTGACCacaaatttaaccaacgagaccaattGCGGCGGgagtaaaaattatataattgaaatcttctttcgaatacgaattcactggtataacttttgctcccgctgCAGCCGGTCTCATtgattaaatttatgatcaaagttgaaACACGAGAATCGAGGAcacactatattttggaacggaggatgTACGTGCGTGTGCAAGCTAGCTTAAGAAATCCATCCAGTAGGGAGCTAGCTGCTTGGTACTCATGCGTGTGATCTCCAGGAATATGACACCGGAATAAGACATCGGCTTATTCTGTTACACTAACCATTAACTCCACCCTTAAATAAGACACCGGAACAAATAAAAAGACTGAATAGATGTCACAGGATAGAATTGTCATTTCACGTGCCATTTAACATTGTTTGCACAAAAAAATGGATGCAAGTGTTATATTGGGAACAAAATTCAAAGGCTTAGATAGGGAAGAAATATTtctcagtgtcaaataaggaataaAAAAGTTTTAGGCAGTGTTAAATAAAGAATTCTCTCAATACTATGCGACCCATCCAAACCACACCGCAACATACTCTCTGGAAAACCTTGAGCACCAGGGAGCTCGTTTTCAAAATACAATTTTCCATAgcatgaaaaaaatcaaaatattctATCAACACTCATACACATGTATATCACGTATGTGCAAAATTTCTTAACAACAtactctctccgtttctaaatataaatctttttagagattctaatttgaactatctatatagacatattttagagtgtatattcacttattttgctttgtatgtaattcatattgaaatctctaaaaatacttatatttaggaacgaaggaagtactTTCACACAAGGCATACAAAAGAAAAGACAAATATGTATTTCTAAAATGCCTtctgaactttttaaaatttgaagTAGCAGGCTCCTTGGAGCTCGGTCACCAAAAGTCCACACTCCTGAAAATAAAAACACCTTATGTAGTGCTGCGTTAAGTTCATCAAACAACATGGACACACCATGATTTCAACACGAAACCAAAATTTATTCAGGGCTCCATTTTGGAGCGGGAAAAATCCCAATTCTCCTTATTCGGGCATTACATAGTTTCACAGCGCAGATAACAGTGTCATTCCTCTATGTTCCTGATCATCTCGTTTTTCTAATGTTCAAAGTATAACGGCTCACTCTACACGCGCCCATAAGGAAGTACCCATGTCTATAACATATTCCCAGCACATACACACAAAACCTTACAAGAACAAGCTGCTTATGTTGCTTGGTGGATCATTCATTCTTCTTCTCGAATTTTACCTTGTCAGCGCCACTGTACGGAGCAACGTGATACGCGTACTGCTGGAGAACTGAGAAAATGACCATTTCCAGGATAATCAAGACATTCTGGATTGCCTCCTGGATGTGCTCCACGTCCAGCCAGAAATGGTGAGATTGAATAACCCCTACACCAGCCAAAACATCCAACGCACAGCCCTGCAAAAACACAATAGCATTCAAGATTCAGGAGTTTGGTCATATTTCATTTGATAGAAAGTAACTGTGTTACAAAATGGAACAGGTGTTGTATTCGGATATTGCTTTTAATTCCCTACAGTGAACAATTGCATGTTAGAACGTTGCATGAAGCATCCATAGACAATAGGATTCGCTCACAACTCACAAGAAAAGTCCACAGAAAATCTCTACTGCAACGAAATTGTGCGTTAAAAAGGTAAACCAGTTAACTGATTTATACTCATAAATATTTACGGCAAGGCATGGGAAACTAAACTGCAGATGAAACTCCTAGATTGATAATCATCAGCTATAATATCAAAATAAGGTGATTAAATACCATGCAAAACAAAATCCAAAGAGTGAGTAAGAGAAGCAGCTTTGCGCAAAATCATCACAAACAACATGGAAGGAACATAAGGTCTAAACTATCAATCAACATTACTAGACCAATATCGCTTCCTCAACCAAATGTTCAGACGCAATCATCAAGACAAACTGGTGTACATTACATCAATGGCATTGAGATACACAGAAAACTAACCCCAAAGATATTTATAAGAAAATTCAAACTCTTTCCAGCCAGGAGAGGATGTGATTTTTACCTGCCAGAAAGAGAAGAAGACTATCCCTTTGATGCACAAGAACTTAGCAAGAGGCTTGTGAGGTGCCAGCTCCTTAGCAAACAAGTGATAGAATATGACCAAGGCATATAATGCCATGGAGACTGAAAAGTTAAGTATAATTGTGAAGGTCCAGCTGACCCAGCTGGGGTACAACCCAAGAAGCTGAAGTGCAATGATCAGAATGGAGCATACAGGCCTAACAACAACAAATTGCCAGGTCCAGTACTTCAGAAGCTTAAGTGTCTTGTGCTCCAACCGAACATTACGGGGCTGCCAAAGCGAAGCATATTGGTTACTTTCAGTACACACAACGTAAAACTACTGAACAAGGTGTAAAGCCTCAACCAACAGTATTGCTAATAGCTTCCAGATTACATATGCAGGTTATAGGTGCAAATATGCAATTGTGGACAAATGGTGCAAAGGAAGGTTCAGGAGACAACAACATTCAAATGCATATAGGAAAATTTAGTGAACAACACATGAAGAAATGGAGGTTAAAATCACAATTTAAGTATGCATGACTACTTATAGGTACATGCTTCAATTAAACAGATATTACTAACTGAATTAGTACTTTGTGGATGGAACATATAAACCTTTCTGTTAACACCATGAATCCTTTTAACATTATTGAGCAATACAACATCATTAAGATATGGTAAGGCTCAGTATGGGTATGCACCTAGGACCCCTTATTAATTTGTCATTAATAGTGCAGGTTGCATTGCAAAATTTCAAGAGCAGATTACAGAAACACTCATCAAATATTCTGTAAGTGTATAGAAGGGTGTAAGAAAGATACCAGGAAAAGAGAAACAGGGAAAGAATGATGAAGCACCCTCCCTTTGATTTCATCAGGTACAATGTTTTTACTGATAGATATATTTAAGTAGCTGTACATCAATGCCAGAAGCTTAGCAATAACCTGCAGAATTGAAATAAAAAATAGAAGGAAAAGTGAGTGAAAATCACAAACTTCAGGTGAAAAAAATGCCGTCGACCTAAGAGGACTCACCAGTGCTTCATAGCATTCTTTAACAGACTCCAAACATGTAAAAAACGTTTTGCTTCCCTTAATATCCAGAAGACCAGCAAAGGAAGTTATAGCATATAACGGAGGCATCAGCACTATAATGAGTATAGCCTTCTGCT is a window encoding:
- the LOC123044735 gene encoding transmembrane protein 184 homolog DDB_G0279555 gives rise to the protein MEILQQGTMLMFPGMDLTKMDPPTLTLLGAACCVMLSMHFTVQLVSQHLFYWKNPKEQKAILIIVLMPPLYAITSFAGLLDIKGSKTFFTCLESVKECYEALVIAKLLALMYSYLNISISKNIVPDEIKGRVLHHSFPVSLFLPRNVRLEHKTLKLLKYWTWQFVVVRPVCSILIIALQLLGLYPSWVSWTFTIILNFSVSMALYALVIFYHLFAKELAPHKPLAKFLCIKGIVFFSFWQGCALDVLAGVGVIQSHHFWLDVEHIQEAIQNVLIILEMVIFSVLQQYAYHVAPYSGADKVKFEKKNE